One Candidatus Paceibacter sp. genomic region harbors:
- a CDS encoding valine--tRNA ligase, protein MPPPNANGSLHAGHAVFVTIEDLLIRYKRMRGFKALWVPGADHAGFETQVVYEKKLEKEGRSRFKMDPKELYDEIMAFTQSNKAVMENQLRELGASCDWSREKFTLDADIIKTVYQTFKKLSDDKFLYRGKRIVNWCTKHQTSLSELETNSEEKTDSLYYIKYGPFTVATVRPETIFGDTAIAVNPHDKRYAEYIGKEVELGALGKFIGREKLKVIADEYVDKEFGTGVVKITPAHDPNDFAIGLRHNLTSMEVIDKYGKLNEKAGKYAGLKADEAKGKIVEDLKTAGLLEKIDDKYKHSVKSCYKCAKTIEPKIMDQWFVKTKPLAEKAMDAVSGGKIKFVTEKFEKIFFHWMKNIQDWNISRQIVWGIPVPAKICEKCEHGFVDTEDEIEKCPKCGGEVYDDPDTFDTWFSSGQWPFAALGYPDGKDFKTFYPTDVMETGSDILFFWVARMIMLGIYATGEVPFKTVYLHGLVRDINRQKMSKSKGNVISPIEMSEKYGTDALRMALVVGNTPGSDMALSEDKIRGHKHFANKIWNASRFVMENTQDFDFDKKPKITEEDGKILDELKARAEGITNDIENYRFYMAAEKAYHYFWHNFADVIIEKSKPRLSGQDESEKKSAQWTLFEILSTSLKILHPFMPFITEEIWSLLPTKTKKSLIIEQWPV, encoded by the coding sequence ATGCCCCCGCCGAACGCCAACGGCTCGCTTCACGCCGGACACGCGGTGTTTGTTACCATTGAAGACCTCCTCATAAGATACAAAAGAATGAGAGGGTTTAAGGCCTTGTGGGTGCCGGGCGCGGATCATGCCGGATTTGAGACGCAAGTCGTTTACGAGAAAAAACTGGAAAAAGAAGGGCGCTCAAGATTCAAAATGGACCCGAAAGAACTTTACGATGAAATAATGGCGTTCACCCAAAGCAACAAAGCGGTTATGGAAAATCAACTGCGGGAGCTTGGCGCTTCCTGCGACTGGTCAAGAGAAAAATTCACCCTGGACGCGGACATAATAAAAACGGTTTACCAAACTTTCAAAAAACTTTCCGACGACAAGTTTCTTTATAGAGGCAAAAGAATCGTCAACTGGTGTACTAAGCATCAGACTTCCCTTTCCGAACTGGAAACCAATTCCGAAGAAAAAACAGATTCTCTTTATTACATTAAATACGGCCCGTTCACAGTTGCCACCGTGAGGCCGGAAACAATTTTCGGCGACACGGCCATCGCCGTTAATCCACATGACAAAAGATACGCGGAATATATCGGAAAAGAAGTTGAGCTCGGCGCGCTGGGCAAATTTATCGGCCGGGAAAAATTAAAAGTCATCGCCGACGAATACGTGGACAAAGAATTCGGCACAGGCGTGGTCAAAATCACCCCCGCCCACGACCCAAACGATTTCGCGATCGGTCTTAGACACAACCTGACGTCCATGGAAGTCATAGACAAATACGGCAAATTGAACGAAAAAGCCGGAAAATACGCCGGACTAAAAGCCGATGAAGCGAAGGGGAAAATCGTGGAAGATTTAAAGACTGCCGGCTTGCTTGAAAAAATTGATGATAAGTATAAACATTCGGTAAAAAGCTGTTACAAGTGCGCCAAAACGATTGAGCCGAAAATAATGGACCAATGGTTCGTCAAGACAAAACCGTTGGCGGAAAAAGCGATGGATGCGGTGTCCGGCGGAAAAATTAAATTCGTCACGGAAAAATTTGAGAAAATATTTTTCCACTGGATGAAGAACATTCAGGATTGGAACATATCCCGCCAGATCGTCTGGGGTATTCCTGTTCCCGCGAAAATTTGCGAGAAATGCGAACACGGTTTCGTAGACACAGAAGACGAGATTGAAAAATGCCCGAAATGCGGAGGAGAAGTTTATGACGATCCTGATACTTTTGACACCTGGTTTTCTTCGGGCCAGTGGCCTTTTGCCGCCCTTGGCTATCCCGACGGAAAAGATTTCAAAACTTTCTATCCGACCGATGTAATGGAAACGGGGTCCGATATTCTTTTCTTTTGGGTCGCCAGGATGATAATGCTGGGAATTTATGCGACTGGAGAAGTTCCTTTTAAAACAGTCTACTTGCACGGCCTTGTCCGAGATATCAACAGGCAAAAGATGAGCAAAAGCAAAGGCAATGTCATCAGCCCGATTGAGATGAGCGAGAAATACGGCACGGACGCCTTGCGAATGGCGCTTGTCGTTGGCAATACGCCAGGCAGCGACATGGCGCTGTCGGAAGACAAAATCAGGGGCCATAAGCACTTCGCCAACAAAATATGGAACGCCAGCCGGTTTGTGATGGAAAACACGCAGGATTTTGATTTTGACAAAAAACCGAAAATAACGGAGGAAGACGGAAAAATTCTGGATGAGCTCAAAGCGCGAGCCGAAGGGATTACCAACGACATAGAAAATTACAGATTCTATATGGCGGCGGAAAAGGCTTATCACTACTTCTGGCATAATTTCGCCGATGTCATCATAGAAAAAAGCAAACCGCGGCTGTCCGGCCAAGATGAGTCCGAAAAAAAATCAGCCCAATGGACGCTTTTTGAAATTCTCTCCACTTCGTTGAAGATCCTCCACCCCTTCATGCCGTTTATCACCGAAGAAATCTGGTCGCTGTTGCCGACAAAAACAAAAAAATCCCTTATAATAGAGCAATGGCCGGTTTAG
- a CDS encoding PrsW family intramembrane metalloprotease, giving the protein MAGLGNLSASTLFFALLGGFLPSLLWLWFWLKEDSRRPEPRVNIMWAFLGGMAAVPIAIVFEYFVFYRAGLAAASALLAWAFIEEILKYFAARKTAISKPVFDEPVDAIIYMITVALGFAALENTLFIIKTFMESGVVSGLDIGNIRFIGATLLHTASSAIVGSAVAFSYPSKKALNVRIIIGLVLAGLLHFAFNYLIINIGDGNAMKVMVSLWIVIIAIILIFEKVKKNYAHPVK; this is encoded by the coding sequence ATGGCCGGTTTAGGTAATTTAAGCGCGTCAACTCTTTTCTTCGCCTTGCTGGGAGGATTCTTGCCTTCCCTCCTGTGGCTTTGGTTTTGGCTTAAAGAAGACAGCCGCAGGCCGGAGCCTCGCGTCAACATAATGTGGGCGTTTCTCGGCGGCATGGCGGCGGTTCCCATAGCCATCGTTTTTGAATATTTTGTCTTTTACCGCGCCGGACTCGCCGCCGCTTCCGCCCTTCTGGCGTGGGCGTTTATAGAAGAAATTCTCAAATATTTCGCCGCCCGAAAGACGGCCATCTCCAAGCCCGTCTTTGACGAGCCGGTGGACGCCATTATTTATATGATAACCGTCGCTCTCGGGTTCGCCGCTTTGGAAAACACTCTTTTTATAATCAAGACTTTTATGGAAAGCGGAGTCGTCTCCGGTCTGGACATCGGCAATATCAGGTTCATCGGCGCCACCTTGTTGCACACCGCATCTTCGGCCATTGTCGGCTCGGCTGTGGCCTTCTCCTATCCGAGCAAAAAAGCCCTGAACGTCAGGATAATAATCGGCCTTGTTCTGGCCGGACTTTTGCACTTCGCTTTCAACTATCTTATAATTAACATCGGGGACGGGAACGCGATGAAAGTCATGGTTTCGCTTTGGATTGTTATCATCGCCATCATATTAATTTTTGAAAAGGTCAAAAAAAATTATGCTCACCCTGTGAAATGA